One genomic region from Drosophila subpulchrella strain 33 F10 #4 breed RU33 chromosome 2R, RU_Dsub_v1.1 Primary Assembly, whole genome shotgun sequence encodes:
- the LOC119549740 gene encoding endocuticle structural glycoprotein SgAbd-3 — protein MKFLIVLALCVVAATATENNDPISQESNVEYNGKYHYHYELKDGSKATQDGVLKSVNAEHNGEAVNGKYSFVGDDGQTYVVSYTADENGYRPVGDHLPTPPPTPESVLKALEYIRLHPYTIPEKKH, from the exons ATGAAATTTCTTATAGTGCTTGCCCTTTGTGTGGTTGCTGCTACGGCGACGGAAAACAACGATCCTATTTCCCAGGAATCCAATGTGGAATACAATGGCAAATACCATTATCA TTATGAGCTGAAAGATGGCTCCAAGGCCACTCAGGATGGTGTTCTGAAGTCTGTGAATGCCGAACACAATGGCGAAGCGGTCAATGGAAAGTACTCTTTCGTCGGCGACGATGGCCAGACCTATGTGGTGTCCTATACGGCCGACGAAAATGGATACCGCCCGGTGGGTGACCACCTGCCCACGCCACCACCCACTCCGGAGTCCGTCCTGAAGGCCCTGGAATACATCCGGCTGCATCCCTACACAATTCCCGAGAAGAAGCACTAA
- the LOC119550754 gene encoding cuticle protein CP14.6, whose amino-acid sequence MYKFVFLVCSAMLLGYVLARPQDQRAGAATPTSTTTAATIVKQDNVNNADGSFNSSYETSNGIRVENIGYLKKIIVPKTETSDGQVIDEHEELVLVQTGSYSYSDPDGNLITLRYVADENGFQPEGDHLPVAPQ is encoded by the exons ATGTACAAGTTCGTCTTCCTCGTCTGCTCCGCCATGCTGCTCGGCTATGTCCTGGCCAGACCACAGGATCAGCGCGCAGgagctgccacgcccacctcgACGACCACAGCTGCCACCATTGTCAAGCAGGATAATGTGAATAATGCCGACGGCAGCTTCAACAGCAG CTACGAGACCTCGAACGGAATACGCGTGGAGAACATTGGCTACCTGAAGAAGATCATTGTGCCCAAGACGGAGACCTCCGATGGCCAGGTGATCGATGAGCACGAGGAGCTGGTTCTCGTCCAGACCGGATCCTACAGCTACAGCGATCCCGATGGCAACCTCATCACCCTGCGCTACGTGGCCGATGAGAATGGATTCCAGCCGGAGGGAGACCATCTGCCCGTGGCCCCGCAATAG
- the LOC119549833 gene encoding endocuticle structural glycoprotein SgAbd-4, with the protein MKNFALCLLVAALMSCCQAAPQKAEEPIAIISQESNIEPDGAYNYAYETANGIKAEETGTLKKATSPDTSDVIIARGSVSYTSPEGNLITLNYSADDENGFQPQGDHLPTPPPIPPAIQKALDYLLTLPQSKRR; encoded by the exons ATGAAGAAC TTTGCTCTCTGTCTGCTGGTCGCCGCCTTGATGAGCTGCTGCCAGGCTGCCCCCCAAAAAGCGGAGGAGCCCATCGCCATCATCAGCCAGGAGTCCAACATAGAACCAGATGGTGCCTACAACTACGC ATACGAAACGGCTAACGGAATTAAGGCCGAGGAGACCGGAACCCTGAAGAAGGCCACCTCCCCCGACACCAGTGACGTGATCATCGCCAGGGGATCGGTGTCCTACACCTCTCCCGAGGGCAACCTGATCACCCTGAACTATTCGGCCGATGATGAGAACGGTTTCCAGCCGCAGGGCGATCATCTGCCCACTCCACCACCAATCCCACCAGCGATTCAGAAGGCTCTGGACTACCTGCTCACCCTTCCCCAGTCAAAGCGTCGTTAA